GCGTTTTTTCCCGTGTGTCACTCCGCTGAGAACCGCCGCCAGACTGGCATGAACACGCCGTAGAACGAGCCAAAGAACAGGACAACGGCCACGATAGCTAATTCGCGCCCCGCCACGCCGAATACATCGTACAGGGTCCGGAGAACGATGATGACCCCGAGTCCCCAGATAGCGAACCCGGTTCCCTCTTTCCAAGACATCCCCCTCCTACGGAACATACGCTGTCTCCACAACAAACGGTATCAAACCCTGCGGTTCAAATACGATGGCGGAATGCCGCGTAGACAGCAGTGCCACACAGGCCATGTCGTCAAACGGACCGCTGCTGGCCCAGATGATGTGTCCAGCCAGACAAAAGTCCGCTACGCAGCTTACTCGGTCGGAACGGGACCGGTCCCGATGACCTCTCGAACCGCGTCTTCGAACTCGTGACGGTCGGCGAAGTACGGCACGTCGACGTCCGCCAGAACCGACGCGAGTTCCTGTGGGCCGTCGGGCGTCCGAACAGTCGTGTCGCTCTCTCGCTCGACGATAGTGCTGTGTTCGATGCCCCAAGTGAGCCGCGCCGAGACGCGGGCCAGCGGCGCACCGGCAACGTCGGGTCCATCACCGAGTTCGACAGCCGGCTCCTCCGCGTCCTCGCTTTCGTCGTCGCTCATACCCGAACTGTGCTCGTGGGTCCGATTAGTGCTTTCGGAACGGCTCGCGTGTCTATCAGACCAGATACGCGCGTGCCCGCGTCATGCATATGTCTGACGGGTAGTTTTATCTGATGTAGCAGTAGTATACTGCATGACTAGTCTCACCGACGTGTACGAAGGGGAGGTTGGGCGCGTCGCGTCGCGTCGCCAGCAACTCGTCGGGACAGCACTGTTTCTCGTGGGTACTGTCGGACTCATCGGGGCAATCGCGCTCGCAACGACCGGCGTCGGCAACAGGTACGGGCTGGACGCCTACGCAGCTAGGCGAATCGCCGGCATCGTCGCTGGGCTCGGATTGCCGTCGGTCATCCTCGGCGTGTTCGCAGTGTTGCCGGCCAGTCGTCGAATCCGGCTGACTGCCCTCGGCGGTACGGGCGTCGCAGCGGTGGGTGTCTGGCTGTTCCAGTCGCTGTACCCCTACAGTTGGACCAGTAGCGACCCGCTGCTGGCACTGCTTACTGGGGTCGTCTACTTCGCTGGTATCGTGACGGCGTTTTGGTGCTTGTTCGCGTCGCTCGCGACATTCAAGACGCGGAACGAACCCGGCGGGACGGCACGCATGGAAGTGACCGAAGAAGGGACGATTCGCCTCGTCGAGGAAGCCCGGACGCTCCCGGGGCTGGGCGGCATCGGGTTTTTCGGACGGGACCCGGACGGCACAGTCGAGACACAGACGAATCGCCCGGGCACCGGTGACGAGGGCGCTGTCAGCGACGGCGGAAACGGACAGCGCTCGGGCGATACGCACAGGGCCAACAGCCGCCATCGGCGACAGACAGCCGACACGCAGTCTGACCGCAGCACGCGGTCCCAGCGGCAATCTGACAGCGGCACAGCGACCGAGCGACAGTCGGACCGCCAGACGAACGCCAGTCAGCAAAACACCGCATCGCGTGGACCGGACCGGACCGGCCCCTCCGAGAACGCGCTCGACCCGAAAATAGCTGCGGCCGGCCCGGAAGCATCGCCGTCGACCGACGGCGGGACGGCGACGACGGGCCACGATGCGATTACGGAGACGGCGGTCCATCAGGGCGAACCGGACACCTACTGCGGGAACTGCCGGCATTTCGAGTACGTGATGCAGGACGGCGACATCGAGCCGTACTGTTCGTTCCACGGCGAGGTCATGGACGATATGGAAGCCTGCTCCGCGTGGGTTCGCAACGACTGAGACGGTCCGAGCCCTGTCCCGGCGCTCGGTCCGCACGACACAGAACGGGCCGGGCGAAACCGGGCGTTTAACACGGTCGGCAAGCAAACGGTGGTACTACAATGGAGTTTTGCGACGAATGCGGTTCGATGATGAAAACGGACGACGAGCGCTGGGTCTGTGGCAGTTGCGGCTACGAGAAGGCTCGAAACGCCGAGACCGAACAGGAGATGGCCGTCACTACGCAGGGCCAAGAGGAGTCGGAAGTCGTCGACACCTCCGAAGTCGATGCCGAAGACATGGGACCGACGACGGGTGCTCGCTGTCCCGAGTGTGGCAACGAGCGGGCCTTCTACGAGATGAAGCAGATCCGCGCGGCCGACGAGTCCGAGACGCGCTTTTTCACCTGCACCGAGTGCGAACACAAGTGGCGAGAGGACGACCACTGAGGCCAGCCCGTGCCCACTGATCCCGCGTTCCCGGACGTGCCCACCGACCGGTTGCGCGACGGCGGCTGGGAGCTCGTCGACGAAAGCGTCGAGACCGTCTTCGAGTTACCGACAGCCCGCGTCGAGGGGGCAACGAAGGTGTACGACGCCGCCGAGACACGCGAGGCCGTCCGGGATGCGGTCGGGTTCGACAATCAGTGGCGGTTCTTTTTCGCGACCGCGCTGTCGTTTACGCCGTCGCTGGCACCGGGCATCGGGCCGGCAATGATTCTTCCGACGGTCCGTTCGGAGGCGCAGTCGGCCTTTGCCGACGAACTGGCCGACAGAGGGTTCGAGTCTATCGAACGCGGACGGAGAGAGCGGGTCCGCGTTGACAGCGGCGACCGGGCGCGACTCCGGACCTACAGTGCTGAACTCTATCTCGACGCAATCGACGTGACGCTGGCGATTACCGGCTGGGTCGGCGTCTGGCACAGCGACGGGTTCCGCATCGCCGCCGGGGCGTATCCGGACCAGTCGCTGTCGTCACTGCTTGAGATTGAGAATCCGCCGGAACCACTCCAGCGGACGCCGTCGGACTACCGATCTGAACTGCTGGCCCTCATCCGCGCCGTGGCGTAAGCGCCAGCAGCAGTCCGTCGAGGAACAGTTCGACCGGGCCGAGCCCGAGTCGGTTGGCGAGCGAACTCGGGACGGCGTCCGCACCGAGGCGGGCGACGGGCGCGCCGCGAACGCGGATCTCAGCCGTCAGTCCGGCAGCAGCCAGTGCCCCGGCCACGCTCCGTCCCTCGACCGGTCGGTCCCGCCAGAGGGAAAACGCCGCCCCGAGCGACGGCAGGTCGACGGCGACGAGGTCGTCGTACCCGCGGATGGTGAACGCGACTCCGTCCCGCTCGACGGTCAGGTCGGCGTCGACGAGGAGGTCCGGCTTTCGCTCGATCAGGTCGAACAGATCACCGACCGCCTCCGCCGTGGTGACCACTGTCAGTCGTTATCGCGTGTCGTGATGGTCAGCGTCCCATCGACCCGCCAGCGAGCGTGTTCGGCGTCCTCGCCGGCCTTGCTCGGGACATCGACTTCCATGTCCTCGAAGTCATACGTTATCTCGGCATTGCGCCCGGTCAAGCGGTCATAGAGCCCGATTGCGAGGTCTGGCCAAGTTGTCGTCTCCATCGGCGTTTCTGATTCGCTCATACGATACAGTGTACGTGCTACTACATGTTTAAAGTCGACCCCAACAACAGGGGTTCGGCGGGAAGACAGAAACTGTCAGGGCCGCCGCGCGAACGTCAGGTAGCCGGTATGGCCGACGCCGCCGGTCGAGGGTCGGGAGCCGCGGTCGTCAAAGTCCATCTCCCGCTGGATGGTGTCAAGCGTTTCGACGCCGTCAAGGCCGACCTCGGTGGCTGTCTCGACGACCTCGCGCGTGTTCTCCACGAACGGGGAGTACACCGCAAGCGACCCGCCGCGGTCCAGCAGCGTGGGCGTTCGCTCGACCACAGTCGGGGCGTCCGCTGTATCGAGGGTCAGCACGTCAAAGCCCGAGAGGTCGTCGAGGTCGTCGGTGATATCACCGGTTCGGACCTCGACGGTGTCCGCGACGCCGGCGATTTCCATGTTCTGGCGCGCGACCTCGGCGAACTCGGGGTCTTGCTCGTAGGTCACCACGTCAGCGCCGATGCGGCCCATATACGCGCTGAGGATGCCCGTTCCGGTACCAGCGTCGAGGACGCGGTCCGCCGCTGCCACGCCGGTCTTGCCGACGACCAGCCCCACGTCGCGGGGCATCATCGGTGCGCCGGTGCGTTCGAGATGCGTGAACAGGTCCGGGCCGCGAAGTCGGCGGACGGTGAAGCCGGTGCCCAGATGCGTCTCGACGACATCGCCCGGTTCCACGTCTTCGGGGACCTCCAGAATGCCGAGGTCAGACTCGAAGCGCTCGCCGGGGTCCAGCAGGTACTCGCGGTCCTCGTGGACGAAGAGGTACGCCACGTTACTCCAGTTCGTCGACCGCGTCAGCGAGGTCGCCGTCGTTGGCTTCGAGTGCCTCTCTTGCTGTGTCCTCGTCGACGCCGGCCCGCATGGCGACGAGTTCGACGTCGTCCTCGTCGACGCCGGAGTCGCTGGCGGTCTCGTCGGTGTCGTCAGCCGTCGCGGCCGAGCTCTCACCGGAGCCGAGTTCGCGGCTCTCTGGCTCACCGACGACCTGATACGTTTTCTGGCCCTGCGCTTCCATCAGCTGGACCTCCGCATCGTCGAAGACGAGCTCCTCGTCCGGGGTGCGAATAATTACTTCCTGCGCATCGATGTCCTCCATGTCGATGCCCATCTGTTCCATCATCTGCTTCATCTTGCGCGGGTTCATCCCGCCGCCTCCGCCAAACATACGTAGGACTGGCGGGGCAGGGCAGAAAAGCGTAGCGACCCGGGCTCGGGCCGACGCTTGGCGCGGAACGGGCGGGTCGTGGGGCCGAAACCGGCACGCTCCCACAGCTTCGTAACGATTCTAAGGCTCGCCCGACCATTCCCGCCGTGTCACTGCTGTCCATCTTCGCCACGGCGATCCTTCCAGTCGTCGTCGTGGCTGTGGCCGGCTTCGCGCTCGGTCGGGTGAAAGGCACCGACCCCGACGCGCTCAACACCATCACGGTGTACGTCCTCGCGCCCGCGCTCGTCGTCCACAGCCTGACCACGTCGACGCTGGCCGGCGACACGATTTTGAGCGTCGTTCTCGCCGTCGTCCTGTTCACCGCGGCGATGCTCCTCATCGCGGAGGGCGTCGGTCGCCTCACGGGGCACTCGGAACCGATTCTCGGTGCGTTCGTCCTCGTCTCTATCTTCCCGAACACGGGCAACTACGGTATTCCGCTGGCTGATTTCGCCTTCGGTGCGACAGGGCGCAGTACGGCCGTTCTCGTGACCGCGTTGCAGGGCGTGTTGCTCTACACGCTCGGGATCTACATCGCCGCCCGAGGCAGCGGCGGCAGCCCGCTCGCTGATATGCGCCGCGTGTTCGGTGTTCCCCTCGTCTACGCCGTCGTCGCCGCGCTCGGCCTTCGCTGGCTTGGCGCGGTGCCGCCCGTGGACTCGACGGTGATGCAGACGCTCGAACTGCTGGGCAACGCCTCGATTCCGGTAATGTTGCTCATCCTCGGCATCCAGCTATCGAACGTCGACGGGAACAGCGATTTCCGGTCGGTCAGTATCGCCAGCGTGATGAAGCTCCTGTTGGCCCCAGTGCTCGCGTTCGCCGCGGTGCTCGCGGTCGGCTTCCAGAACCAGACGGTCGCGCGAGTGGTCGTCCTGCTGCTTGCGACGCCGACCGGCGTGACGACCATCATCCTCGTCGGCGCGTTCAGTCACGGGGCCGGAGCAGACTCGCCGAGCGAACTCGTCAGCGCGACGGTGTTCCTGACGACCGTCGCCAGTGCGGTGACGGTAACAGTGTTAGTCTGGCTCTTGCAGTCCGGACTGGTGCTGTGACTACTCCTCCCAGAATATCTGGATCTCGTCCGGGTAAATTTCTACGTAGTGGTTCGACCCCGCCCCAACGTCGAACCGTTCGATACTGAGGTCACTGGTCCGCGTCAGGCCGCCGTCGACAGCGACGGTTAGCGTGTACTCCCCGGGCGCGTGGATGTCTGGGTCGTACTCCACGGCTTCGTCGGCCGCCAGCGTCACCGTCTCATCAACCAGCGCGGTCCCATCGTGCGTAAGGGTGATCGTGACAGTCAGTTCGCTGTCCGTGGGGTTGTGGACGACGAACAGAATCGGGTCGTCTGGGGGCGGTGTCACCGTCGGGGTTGTCGCTCCTTGTGATGTCGTGGCGGTGGGCGTCGACGCTTCCCTCGCTGTCGAGGCGTCACCACCGGGAGCGGAACAGCCCGCGATTGGAAAGAGGGCAATCGCAGCGAGAAGCGTTCGGCGGTGCGTATCGCTCGTCTCGGAGGAAGCGATAAGTGCTTTCTGTCAGTCCTCAGCGCCCTGTCGAACCTTCACGGCCATGCCCGTCTCGAAGTCGTCCATACCGCTGCCGGGCAGTTCCGCGCGGCCGACGGCGAGCAGATAGCCGTCCTCGTGGACGACGAGGGCTTCGTCGCCCGGGCGGAGTTCGCTGTCGGCGGACTGGACGAACTTCGCGAAGGCGTTGCGGCCCTCGCGGATGAACGGCTCGCTCTCGTCGCCGACGACAACGCGGTGTCGCGACGCGTCGAACGCATCGAGGAGTCGGTTCCCGCCGGCAAGCCCGAGTCGAAAACGTCCGTCGTCACCGTACGTGGCGACGCGGCCGTCCGTGGTATGGATCTGCCGCGGACGGCCGGAACTGGTATGTGTTACATCGAGGGCGTCAGGACCTGCAAACAGCGCAGTCCCGCCACCACCGCCGAACTGGTAGTCGGCCGCACGACGGAGCCCGCGGAGCTCGTTGTCACTCATTGCTCCTGTTCGATGCCGGGTGATAAACCGCCTTTCGGTCTGTCCGTCCTGCCGTCCGAAACACGCTGAAACGAATCGTAGGTCCGACTGTGGCTG
The Haloarcula sp. CBA1129 genome window above contains:
- a CDS encoding DUF5789 family protein: MSDDESEDAEEPAVELGDGPDVAGAPLARVSARLTWGIEHSTIVERESDTTVRTPDGPQELASVLADVDVPYFADRHEFEDAVREVIGTGPVPTE
- a CDS encoding methyltransferase domain-containing protein — encoded protein: MAYLFVHEDREYLLDPGERFESDLGILEVPEDVEPGDVVETHLGTGFTVRRLRGPDLFTHLERTGAPMMPRDVGLVVGKTGVAAADRVLDAGTGTGILSAYMGRIGADVVTYEQDPEFAEVARQNMEIAGVADTVEVRTGDITDDLDDLSGFDVLTLDTADAPTVVERTPTLLDRGGSLAVYSPFVENTREVVETATEVGLDGVETLDTIQREMDFDDRGSRPSTGGVGHTGYLTFARRP
- a CDS encoding PUA domain-containing protein gives rise to the protein MSDNELRGLRRAADYQFGGGGGTALFAGPDALDVTHTSSGRPRQIHTTDGRVATYGDDGRFRLGLAGGNRLLDAFDASRHRVVVGDESEPFIREGRNAFAKFVQSADSELRPGDEALVVHEDGYLLAVGRAELPGSGMDDFETGMAVKVRQGAED
- a CDS encoding nascent polypeptide-associated complex protein, which produces MFGGGGGMNPRKMKQMMEQMGIDMEDIDAQEVIIRTPDEELVFDDAEVQLMEAQGQKTYQVVGEPESRELGSGESSAATADDTDETASDSGVDEDDVELVAMRAGVDEDTAREALEANDGDLADAVDELE
- a CDS encoding AEC family transporter, producing MSLLSIFATAILPVVVVAVAGFALGRVKGTDPDALNTITVYVLAPALVVHSLTTSTLAGDTILSVVLAVVLFTAAMLLIAEGVGRLTGHSEPILGAFVLVSIFPNTGNYGIPLADFAFGATGRSTAVLVTALQGVLLYTLGIYIAARGSGGSPLADMRRVFGVPLVYAVVAALGLRWLGAVPPVDSTVMQTLELLGNASIPVMLLILGIQLSNVDGNSDFRSVSIASVMKLLLAPVLAFAAVLAVGFQNQTVARVVVLLLATPTGVTTIILVGAFSHGAGADSPSELVSATVFLTTVASAVTVTVLVWLLQSGLVL
- a CDS encoding transcription factor S encodes the protein MEFCDECGSMMKTDDERWVCGSCGYEKARNAETEQEMAVTTQGQEESEVVDTSEVDAEDMGPTTGARCPECGNERAFYEMKQIRAADESETRFFTCTECEHKWREDDH